A single window of Paenibacillus sp. FSL H8-0537 DNA harbors:
- a CDS encoding PPK2 family polyphosphate kinase — protein sequence MAKKYELTANKKVVLSSINPKDKGPFDHKEEVEKEALKLKEELEQLQEKLAASKDQAVLFVIQGMDCSGKDGVTKHVFAGLNPQGVSAHSFKAPTDVEKRHDFIWRAHNNAPELGQIAIFNRSYYEDVLITRVHGAVSDQEAKRRFKHINHFESLLADSGVKVVKIFLHISKEFQLEKLKSRIEDSSKNWKFDPSDLQERKYWEQYQGYYEQVFEKCSKHAPWHIVPSDHRWYRNYAVLRIAVDALRSMELQDPPANPELKAFLKEIKEQERP from the coding sequence ATGGCAAAAAAATACGAGCTGACGGCGAATAAAAAGGTTGTTTTGAGCAGCATCAATCCAAAGGACAAAGGTCCCTTTGACCATAAGGAAGAGGTGGAGAAGGAGGCGCTGAAGCTGAAGGAGGAATTGGAGCAGCTTCAGGAAAAGCTGGCGGCTTCGAAGGACCAGGCGGTGCTGTTCGTCATTCAAGGGATGGATTGCAGCGGCAAGGATGGTGTAACGAAGCATGTATTTGCGGGGTTGAACCCGCAGGGCGTGTCCGCTCACAGCTTTAAGGCGCCGACAGATGTGGAGAAGCGGCATGATTTTATTTGGCGGGCGCATAACAACGCGCCTGAGCTGGGGCAGATCGCTATTTTTAACCGTTCCTATTATGAGGATGTTCTGATTACACGGGTGCATGGTGCAGTATCCGATCAGGAAGCGAAGCGGCGCTTCAAGCATATTAACCATTTTGAGTCGCTGCTTGCGGATAGCGGGGTTAAGGTTGTCAAAATCTTTTTGCACATTTCCAAGGAGTTTCAGCTGGAGAAGCTGAAAAGCCGAATCGAGGATTCATCGAAAAATTGGAAGTTTGACCCTTCGGACCTTCAGGAACGGAAATACTGGGAGCAATATCAGGGCTATTACGAGCAGGTGTTTGAAAAATGCAGTAAGCACGCGCCTTGGCATATCGTGCCTTCCGACCATCGCTGGTATCGCAATTATGCTGTGCTGCGCATCGCTGTGGATGCCTTGAGAAGCATGGAGCTTCAGGACCCGCCAGCAAATCCGGAGCTGAAAGCCTTTTTGAAGGAAATCAAGGAGCAGGAGCGGCCATAA
- a CDS encoding DMT family transporter, producing MKPRNAELLIVLATVFWGCSYLFMKIGLESIAAFNLIALRFGLAFLLTSLLFWKSLRKVDWRTIKYSAMLGFLLFAVFACIMFGLKTTTTSNAGFLVSMTVIFVPLLSVILFKQKLAPSMKVSVLLALVGIGLLTLKMPFSIGGGDVLCMLSAVFYALYIILTNSAAKASNTLNLGILQLGFAGGFGLIGMLLFETPTLPQTPASWGAVLALSLLCSGFGFIIQPIAQKYTTPTRTGLIFSLEPVFAAAVGFWFAHEILPPLGYVGAAFVLLAVVASEIKWKRRDVAAFPVKAKDKVLGRARENEALQQIL from the coding sequence ATGAAACCTAGAAATGCCGAATTGCTCATCGTGCTCGCAACCGTATTTTGGGGCTGTTCTTATTTATTTATGAAAATAGGGCTTGAATCCATTGCTGCTTTTAATTTAATTGCCCTGCGCTTTGGACTCGCCTTCCTGCTGACGTCTCTTCTCTTCTGGAAATCGCTGCGCAAAGTCGATTGGCGCACGATCAAATATAGTGCGATGCTCGGCTTCCTGCTGTTCGCTGTCTTTGCCTGCATCATGTTTGGGCTTAAGACGACCACGACGTCCAATGCCGGCTTCCTCGTCAGTATGACCGTTATCTTCGTTCCACTGCTGTCGGTCATTCTGTTTAAGCAGAAGCTTGCTCCGTCTATGAAGGTCAGTGTCCTGCTCGCCCTTGTAGGCATTGGGCTGCTCACTCTGAAAATGCCCTTCAGCATCGGTGGCGGAGATGTCCTCTGCATGCTGTCAGCTGTTTTTTATGCGCTTTATATTATATTAACGAACTCTGCGGCGAAAGCTTCAAATACGCTGAACCTAGGTATTTTACAGCTAGGCTTTGCGGGCGGTTTCGGCCTAATCGGCATGCTGCTATTCGAGACGCCGACGTTGCCGCAAACACCCGCTAGCTGGGGCGCTGTGCTTGCACTAAGCCTTTTATGCAGCGGCTTTGGCTTCATTATTCAGCCCATTGCCCAAAAATACACGACCCCAACACGGACGGGGCTAATTTTCTCCCTTGAGCCTGTGTTTGCGGCAGCAGTAGGCTTTTGGTTTGCTCATGAAATATTGCCTCCGCTGGGCTATGTGGGAGCTGCATTCGTGCTGCTTGCTGTCGTTGCCTCCGAAATAAAATGGAAGCGTCGTGATGTCGCCGCATTTCCCGTTAAGGCTAAGGATAAAGTTCTAGGTAGAGCTAGGGAAAACGAAGCACTTCAGCAGATTCTCTAG
- a CDS encoding LysR family transcriptional regulator yields the protein MSINKYEIFAQVARLGSLTKAAETLGFTQSGVSHAINSLESEIGFRLLQRSRAGIQLTAEGERLLKPMREVLQANARLQEEIAAIRGLEAGTIRIGTFTSVSVHWLPRMMKAFLNEYPQIEFKLMEGDYQEVEEWLEEGQIDCGFFSLPTSDKLEVFPLKQDRMLCILPQEHPLCGAAFFPLARLAEEPFIIPKLGSDYDVRRVLKKAAITPNVRFEAGDDAAIIAMVEQGLGISILPELVIEGRNHHVHVMELEEPSFRSLGIAVHSMKFCSPATRRFLAHVQSWLDEQQLLQVNNA from the coding sequence ATGAGTATTAATAAGTATGAAATATTCGCACAGGTTGCCCGGCTTGGCAGCTTGACGAAGGCGGCGGAAACGCTGGGCTTTACCCAATCGGGCGTTAGCCATGCAATCAACAGCTTGGAGAGTGAAATTGGTTTTAGACTGCTGCAGCGCAGCCGTGCGGGCATTCAATTGACAGCGGAAGGCGAGCGGCTGCTAAAGCCTATGCGCGAGGTGCTGCAGGCCAATGCTCGTCTGCAAGAAGAGATAGCTGCAATTCGGGGGCTGGAGGCTGGCACGATTCGCATTGGCACATTCACAAGCGTATCCGTGCACTGGCTGCCGCGGATGATGAAGGCTTTTTTAAACGAATATCCGCAAATTGAATTTAAGCTGATGGAAGGGGATTATCAGGAGGTTGAGGAATGGTTGGAGGAGGGGCAAATTGACTGCGGCTTTTTCTCCTTGCCCACGAGCGACAAGCTGGAGGTATTTCCTTTAAAACAGGACCGGATGCTGTGCATATTGCCCCAGGAGCATCCGCTTTGTGGAGCTGCCTTTTTCCCACTTGCTCGGCTTGCGGAGGAACCATTCATTATTCCTAAATTAGGCTCGGATTATGATGTTCGGCGCGTACTTAAGAAGGCAGCGATTACGCCAAACGTCCGATTTGAGGCAGGTGATGATGCTGCTATTATTGCCATGGTTGAACAGGGACTTGGTATTAGCATATTGCCCGAGCTGGTCATTGAAGGGCGCAATCATCATGTCCACGTCATGGAGCTGGAAGAGCCGAGCTTTCGCTCGCTAGGTATCGCTGTCCATTCAATGAAGTTTTGCTCGCCTGCCACAAGGCGTTTCCTTGCACATGTCCAATCGTGGTTGGATGAGCAGCAGCTGCTGCAAGTCAATAACGCATAA
- a CDS encoding iron-siderophore ABC transporter substrate-binding protein — translation MYMYRHSFLSIALIAAILLLSACGNSSGSGQPSSSASNTVSTASPSTSSSEAAFEPQALKVTHPFGTTELPTSHERIASINLEDMLLALNVPIVFGMSIGEGYYLNDRLKEQGAALEIWGDSLNLEAIVAAQPDLIIASTAIMQEGYDNLSKIAPTIVYDREDWKNSLTAIGQALGIEDQAQAVISAYDTKAADAKTALNQLLAEDKSAAFIRMTAKDFRVYFPNYVDEKTQIEWPTYPGVLYNELGMKLDPTVQQWHKEKPNFQNATISLEMLPELQADYLFVTLGGAGSTDEEIKQAKESFSTIEQSAVWKSVPAVKAGHVIFVNARHWISSGPLANSMKIDDVVAELNSSN, via the coding sequence ATGTATATGTACCGTCATTCCTTCCTGTCTATTGCCCTTATTGCTGCTATTCTGCTGTTGTCAGCTTGTGGGAACAGCTCGGGAAGCGGGCAGCCGTCCAGTTCAGCTTCTAACACGGTCTCAACTGCTTCGCCATCAACTTCTTCATCGGAAGCTGCTTTTGAACCACAAGCACTCAAGGTCACACATCCTTTCGGCACAACTGAGCTTCCAACGAGCCATGAGCGGATTGCTTCGATTAATCTAGAGGATATGCTGCTCGCATTAAATGTCCCTATTGTATTTGGAATGTCGATTGGCGAAGGCTATTATTTAAACGATCGGCTTAAAGAGCAAGGAGCCGCTTTGGAAATTTGGGGAGATAGCCTGAATCTCGAAGCGATTGTTGCAGCTCAGCCGGATTTGATTATTGCAAGCACCGCGATTATGCAAGAAGGTTATGACAATCTATCCAAAATCGCGCCAACCATCGTATATGATCGTGAGGATTGGAAAAATTCGCTTACAGCCATCGGACAAGCGTTAGGTATAGAGGATCAGGCCCAAGCGGTAATCAGCGCTTATGATACGAAGGCTGCCGATGCCAAAACAGCTCTGAATCAGCTGCTAGCAGAAGACAAAAGTGCAGCTTTCATCCGCATGACTGCTAAAGATTTCCGTGTTTATTTCCCTAATTATGTCGATGAAAAAACACAAATCGAATGGCCAACCTATCCCGGCGTTCTATACAATGAGCTAGGAATGAAGCTTGATCCAACCGTCCAGCAATGGCACAAGGAAAAGCCGAATTTTCAAAATGCGACGATTTCACTTGAGATGCTGCCCGAATTGCAGGCTGACTACTTATTCGTTACGCTCGGCGGAGCCGGCAGCACGGATGAGGAAATCAAACAGGCGAAGGAAAGCTTCAGCACGATTGAGCAATCCGCTGTGTGGAAATCGGTGCCAGCCGTTAAAGCGGGCCATGTCATTTTCGTAAATGCAAGACATTGGATCAGCTCAGGCCCTCTGGCGAACAGCATGAAAATCGATGATGTTGTGGCGGAGCTCAATTCATCTAATTAA
- a CDS encoding alpha/beta hydrolase, with the protein MNKRRDYNNNSSYWESYQRFFPSEIQLKENNLPNEEWWNWHSCEIHLDRLPAAKSPLKIVLVHGAGGNGRLFAPYGKMLQMQGYEMLAPDLPPYGLSKLGSFSKPIRYEDWIQLLVDLVESEYIRDGKPIVLLGASIGGMLAYHVAARSPHVQGLIATTFVDTSDAAMRLQLAPNKYIAVYGKWLMDAFPILLDSFRLPVSKVSRMELIANHAELAQLIMHDPRAAATRVPLKLLRTFLNMKPEVQPENFTSCPVLLVHPELDPMTPYAFSESFYKRLACPKKLVMLEGAGHFPIEQPGLEQLRDAVLQFLTNLASTISE; encoded by the coding sequence ATGAACAAGCGCAGGGATTACAATAATAACAGCAGCTACTGGGAGAGCTATCAGCGATTTTTCCCTTCAGAAATACAGTTAAAAGAAAATAACCTGCCCAACGAGGAATGGTGGAATTGGCATAGCTGCGAGATTCATTTAGACCGGTTGCCAGCAGCCAAAAGCCCGCTCAAGATTGTACTCGTTCATGGTGCTGGAGGCAACGGCCGTTTATTCGCCCCTTATGGAAAAATGCTCCAAATGCAAGGCTATGAAATGCTTGCCCCAGACCTTCCTCCCTATGGACTTAGCAAATTAGGCTCTTTCTCCAAACCAATTCGTTATGAAGACTGGATTCAGCTTCTCGTTGATTTAGTAGAAAGCGAATATATACGTGATGGCAAACCTATTGTTCTGCTTGGCGCCAGCATTGGGGGCATGCTCGCCTATCATGTTGCCGCGCGCAGTCCGCATGTGCAAGGCCTGATTGCTACAACCTTCGTAGATACTAGTGACGCTGCTATGCGCCTCCAGCTTGCCCCTAATAAATATATTGCGGTGTATGGCAAATGGTTAATGGATGCCTTCCCGATTTTACTGGATTCATTTCGGCTGCCTGTTTCCAAAGTATCGCGCATGGAGCTGATTGCTAACCATGCTGAATTAGCCCAGCTTATTATGCATGATCCCCGTGCAGCAGCAACCCGTGTACCCCTTAAATTACTTAGAACCTTTCTAAACATGAAACCTGAAGTACAGCCAGAAAACTTTACGTCCTGTCCGGTACTGCTTGTTCACCCAGAACTTGATCCCATGACTCCTTATGCTTTTAGCGAAAGCTTTTATAAAAGATTAGCCTGTCCGAAAAAGCTGGTAATGCTGGAAGGAGCCGGACATTTTCCGATTGAGCAGCCAGGGCTTGAACAGTTACGTGACGCTGTCCTGCAATTTCTAACTAACCTTGCCTCAACAATCTCAGAGTAA
- the rbsB gene encoding ribose ABC transporter substrate-binding protein RbsB, which translates to MKKMIKLASISLITALTLAGCSTTAPGSESNTSASTAPQSGTIKIGLAVSTQSNPFFVTLKEGAEKAALDGKVQLITVDAQDDAAKQASSIEDLIQQKVNVIIINPTDSAAVVPAVESANAAGIPVITVDRMSDGGTIASHIASDNKAGGVLAAKFIAEQLGGNGKIVELEGIPGSSAARERGEGFNEEISKASGIEIVAKQPADFDRAKGLTVMENILQAGKDIKAVFAHNDEMALGALKAIEAAGLKNIIVVGFDATDDAVKEVFAGTMSATVAQKPDMMGILAVQTAVKIAKGETVEKSIPVDLELVTKDSAVAK; encoded by the coding sequence ATGAAAAAAATGATTAAACTCGCCAGCATTTCCTTGATTACTGCCCTTACCCTAGCAGGATGCTCAACGACAGCTCCAGGCAGCGAATCCAATACATCTGCCAGCACCGCTCCGCAAAGCGGCACTATTAAAATCGGTCTTGCTGTGTCCACGCAAAGCAATCCCTTTTTCGTAACCTTAAAAGAAGGAGCGGAAAAAGCGGCGCTTGACGGTAAGGTACAACTGATTACAGTAGATGCACAGGATGATGCTGCGAAGCAAGCCTCCTCCATTGAGGATTTAATCCAGCAAAAGGTTAACGTTATTATCATTAATCCTACTGACTCCGCAGCGGTTGTACCTGCTGTTGAATCTGCGAATGCTGCAGGCATTCCAGTTATCACGGTAGACCGTATGTCTGATGGTGGCACAATTGCCAGCCATATTGCTTCAGACAACAAGGCTGGCGGCGTGTTAGCAGCAAAATTTATTGCTGAGCAGTTAGGCGGAAATGGTAAAATTGTTGAGCTTGAAGGCATTCCAGGCTCCTCGGCCGCTCGTGAGCGAGGCGAAGGCTTTAATGAAGAAATCTCCAAAGCATCTGGCATTGAAATTGTTGCAAAGCAGCCCGCTGACTTTGACCGCGCAAAAGGGCTGACCGTTATGGAAAATATTTTGCAGGCGGGCAAAGATATTAAAGCTGTATTCGCACACAATGATGAAATGGCACTCGGCGCCTTGAAAGCCATCGAAGCAGCTGGTTTAAAAAATATTATCGTCGTAGGGTTTGATGCAACCGATGATGCAGTGAAGGAAGTATTCGCCGGAACCATGAGCGCAACCGTTGCTCAAAAACCGGATATGATGGGCATTTTAGCTGTACAAACGGCCGTTAAAATCGCCAAAGGAGAAACAGTTGAAAAATCAATTCCCGTTGATCTTGAGCTTGTAACGAAAGATTCTGCAGTTGCAAAATAA
- a CDS encoding LacI family DNA-binding transcriptional regulator, giving the protein MTTIRDVSKLAGVSVATVSRLYNKSGYVSKEAETAIQAAAEKLNYKPNTIARSLAGKKTAAVALMVPDILNPFFPEIARAAEDAAASQGYTLVLCNTDNNPDKEKMYIEALINKQIDGIIISSYTISPEQIIALQKRSIPIVVIDKSFPDHPILTITTANRYGGQLAVQHLLEAGCGKIAHICGPSHVHSARERTLAYEEMCAQLPWFTPSLIAFGHFSVAGGYAAMKNIFHQHPDVDGVFAGNDLMAAGALKALHELGVTVPTQLKLIGFDGIRMDMVYPELSTVSQQIYSLGKTAMDYLIRLINNEPIERCNYELEVELLRKAST; this is encoded by the coding sequence ATGACTACGATCAGAGATGTCAGCAAGCTGGCTGGCGTATCGGTTGCCACTGTCTCTCGGCTGTACAATAAGAGCGGATATGTGAGCAAGGAAGCGGAGACCGCCATTCAAGCAGCTGCCGAGAAGCTTAACTACAAGCCCAATACGATTGCCAGAAGCCTCGCAGGCAAAAAAACAGCTGCTGTCGCTTTAATGGTACCCGACATTTTGAACCCGTTTTTCCCGGAAATCGCTCGTGCTGCTGAGGATGCAGCTGCTTCCCAAGGCTATACGCTCGTCCTTTGCAACACGGACAATAACCCCGATAAGGAAAAAATGTATATTGAAGCGTTAATCAATAAACAAATTGACGGCATCATCATATCTTCTTATACGATTTCACCAGAGCAAATTATTGCCTTACAGAAGCGTTCGATCCCAATTGTCGTCATTGATAAAAGCTTTCCTGACCATCCGATTTTGACAATTACGACAGCTAACCGATACGGCGGACAACTCGCCGTACAGCATTTACTCGAAGCAGGCTGCGGTAAAATCGCTCATATATGCGGCCCCTCTCATGTGCATTCCGCACGTGAGAGGACGCTTGCTTATGAGGAAATGTGCGCTCAGCTGCCGTGGTTTACGCCCAGCCTGATCGCGTTCGGCCACTTCAGCGTTGCGGGAGGCTACGCGGCGATGAAAAATATTTTCCATCAACATCCTGATGTGGACGGCGTATTCGCCGGCAATGATCTTATGGCCGCCGGGGCTCTTAAAGCACTGCATGAGCTCGGTGTAACCGTCCCCACTCAGCTCAAGCTAATTGGCTTCGACGGTATTCGGATGGATATGGTATATCCCGAGTTGTCCACCGTTTCCCAACAAATTTATTCGCTCGGCAAAACCGCTATGGACTATTTAATTCGCCTGATCAACAATGAGCCTATCGAGAGATGCAATTACGAGTTGGAGGTAGAGCTGCTCCGGAAAGCATCGACCTGA
- the rbsD gene encoding D-ribose pyranase: MKKLGILNSEITSVLGRLGHTDCIVIADCGLPIPDSVKRIDLALMPGLPSFMDTLGAVLADMEVEKAIIATEILTHNAELHSRTLTQLGNITIEEVSHEQLKALTHKAKAVIRTGEATPYANIILQAGVIFK, encoded by the coding sequence ATGAAAAAATTAGGCATACTAAACAGCGAAATTACATCCGTACTTGGTCGACTTGGGCATACAGACTGCATCGTTATTGCCGATTGCGGCCTGCCTATACCTGACTCGGTAAAGCGCATTGATCTGGCACTTATGCCCGGCCTCCCCTCTTTTATGGATACACTTGGGGCCGTGCTCGCAGATATGGAGGTAGAGAAGGCTATAATTGCCACGGAGATACTGACGCACAACGCAGAACTACACTCAAGAACGCTAACGCAACTGGGCAATATCACGATTGAAGAAGTTTCACATGAGCAATTGAAAGCGTTAACGCATAAGGCTAAGGCGGTCATTCGTACAGGAGAGGCCACCCCTTACGCCAACATCATTCTTCAAGCTGGCGTTATTTTTAAGTAA
- the rbsK gene encoding ribokinase, whose protein sequence is MAQAKITVIGSLNIDMVTETDVIPEQGETLIGSAFSSFTGGKGANQAVACARLGAVVTMIGCVGEDAMAQQLREALDAENIDTTYVKTVPYKSTGIAAITVTEGDNRIIVIPGANHCLLPEDVLALKEVIAASDMIMLQHEIPLETVEASIKLAHSLGIPVILNPAPAVRLPEQLLAQLHLITPNESELAIVTGMERKSTPEELLEQYPNPIVMTAGSRGAYYKGADGELGHIPGHTVEVVDTTGAGDTFNGALAVKLSEGASLQEAVQFAVAASALSVTKLGAQSGMPLRQAVEAFIKQSG, encoded by the coding sequence ATGGCTCAAGCGAAAATTACCGTCATTGGCAGTTTAAATATCGATATGGTAACAGAAACGGATGTAATACCTGAGCAAGGCGAGACTTTAATTGGCAGCGCTTTCTCAAGCTTCACAGGCGGAAAAGGTGCAAATCAAGCTGTAGCCTGTGCAAGGCTCGGAGCAGTAGTTACGATGATTGGCTGTGTGGGCGAGGATGCAATGGCGCAGCAGTTGAGGGAAGCACTTGATGCTGAGAACATTGACACAACCTATGTGAAAACGGTTCCCTATAAATCAACCGGCATCGCTGCGATAACCGTCACGGAAGGCGACAATCGCATCATCGTCATTCCAGGTGCAAATCACTGCTTGCTTCCGGAGGATGTGCTTGCGCTGAAAGAAGTCATTGCCGCATCCGATATGATTATGCTTCAGCATGAAATACCGCTTGAAACCGTAGAGGCATCGATTAAGCTTGCCCATTCTCTTGGCATTCCAGTCATTTTGAATCCTGCCCCTGCGGTAAGACTGCCCGAGCAACTGCTAGCCCAGCTTCATCTTATTACACCGAATGAATCCGAGCTGGCTATTGTAACGGGGATGGAGCGCAAGAGTACGCCAGAAGAACTGCTAGAGCAATATCCAAATCCCATCGTAATGACAGCAGGAAGCAGAGGCGCTTATTACAAGGGAGCAGATGGCGAGCTTGGTCATATTCCAGGCCATACGGTCGAAGTTGTGGATACGACTGGGGCAGGCGATACGTTTAATGGCGCTTTAGCTGTAAAGCTAAGTGAAGGAGCCTCTCTTCAGGAAGCTGTCCAATTTGCCGTTGCTGCGAGCGCATTGTCTGTCACCAAGCTTGGCGCACAAAGCGGTATGCCGCTTCGACAAGCTGTCGAGGCATTTATTAAACAGTCAGGCTGA
- the rbsC gene encoding ribose ABC transporter permease (functions to transport ribose at high affinity; forms a complex with RbsA2C2B) — MAIKNRQLSNVLQKLGPLIGLCIIVLILILASPNFLTINNILNVFRQVSINALIAFGMTFVILTGGIDLSVGATLALSGALTAGMMSSGLDPITAVIIGLLAGAVMGAVNGLLVTKTNIAPFIATLATMTIYRGLALVYTDGRPITGFNSEFFTMIGGGYFFGIPVPVMITIVLFAVLYFILRKTTFGRNIYAIGGNEEASRLSGIKTGRFKIYVYTLTGLLSSLAGIILASRLNSAQANAGTGYELDAIAAVVLGGTSLSGGRGWIVGTLVGALIIGVLNNGLNLMGVSSFYQQVVKGLVILLAVLLDRKKASS; from the coding sequence ATGGCCATTAAGAACAGACAGCTATCAAACGTTTTGCAAAAGCTTGGCCCGTTGATCGGGCTTTGCATCATCGTTCTCATTCTCATTTTAGCAAGCCCTAACTTTTTGACGATTAACAATATTTTAAATGTATTTCGTCAGGTTTCCATCAATGCTTTAATCGCCTTCGGTATGACCTTCGTTATTTTAACAGGCGGTATCGACTTATCGGTTGGCGCGACTCTCGCTCTATCGGGAGCACTTACCGCAGGCATGATGAGCAGCGGGCTTGATCCAATTACAGCTGTTATTATCGGCTTGCTTGCTGGAGCGGTAATGGGTGCGGTGAATGGTCTTCTCGTTACAAAGACAAATATCGCACCATTTATAGCCACTCTCGCCACCATGACCATCTACCGAGGACTCGCCCTTGTTTATACCGATGGTCGTCCGATTACTGGATTTAACAGCGAGTTTTTCACAATGATTGGCGGGGGCTATTTTTTTGGTATCCCTGTTCCGGTTATGATTACGATTGTTTTGTTCGCCGTGCTGTATTTCATTTTGCGGAAAACAACGTTTGGACGCAATATATACGCAATTGGCGGCAACGAAGAGGCCTCGCGTCTGTCCGGTATTAAGACGGGGCGCTTTAAAATCTATGTTTATACACTGACGGGCCTGCTGTCATCTCTCGCCGGCATTATTCTTGCTTCCCGACTCAATTCAGCACAGGCAAATGCCGGAACCGGCTATGAATTGGATGCCATTGCAGCCGTCGTTCTCGGAGGTACAAGCCTATCAGGTGGACGCGGCTGGATTGTCGGAACTCTGGTTGGCGCACTCATTATAGGTGTGCTGAACAATGGCCTGAACTTGATGGGTGTCTCATCGTTCTATCAGCAGGTTGTTAAAGGGCTCGTTATTTTGCTAGCGGTCTTGCTCGATCGCAAGAAGGCTAGCAGCTAA
- a CDS encoding sugar ABC transporter ATP-binding protein: MEYLIEMTGINKSFSSVQVLKNAAFRLKAGEIHALMGENGAGKSTLMKILTGVYKADAGIIQVKGKERTFANPTEAENSGVAIIHQELNIIPKLTVAENMFLGRQLVYGRTGILRDKEMKKKTREYMQRLGVELDPDAVAESLSIGQQQMIEIAKALSKNAEVLIMDEPTAALTDREIESLFQIMNQLRGEGVGIVYISHRMEEIFRMCDEISVLRDGSFLGTEQTANTTVQHIVRLMVGREIGDRYPQRHAVIGEERLRVNGLSDGKKLNDISFSVKAGEIVGVAGLMGAGRTEIMRLLFGADKKKKGQVWLDGKIVNISDPASAIAAGIVFVTEDRKHQGLILNMSVRENLSLTNYPFIADKGIISSGKEQELSEQMIKRFNIRTRDAEQTVKSLSGGNQQKIAIGKWLGKLPKVFIMDEPTRGVDVGAKKEIYSMMNELSEQGVAIIMVSSDLPEVLGVSDRVIVVHEGHIASVLDKTQMNQEAIMHAATGGSSNGH, encoded by the coding sequence ATGGAATATTTAATCGAAATGACCGGCATTAATAAATCCTTCTCATCCGTACAAGTATTGAAAAATGCCGCTTTCCGGCTTAAAGCAGGTGAAATTCATGCTTTAATGGGCGAAAACGGCGCCGGCAAGTCTACGCTTATGAAAATTTTGACGGGTGTTTATAAGGCTGATGCAGGCATCATTCAAGTAAAAGGTAAAGAAAGAACCTTTGCGAACCCAACAGAAGCGGAAAATAGCGGTGTCGCGATCATTCATCAGGAGCTTAACATTATTCCTAAGCTTACGGTCGCCGAGAATATGTTTCTCGGTCGGCAGCTTGTATATGGTCGGACCGGCATTTTACGAGATAAGGAGATGAAAAAGAAGACCCGGGAATATATGCAGCGCCTCGGCGTTGAGTTGGACCCCGATGCAGTAGCAGAAAGCTTATCAATCGGCCAGCAGCAAATGATCGAAATTGCGAAAGCGCTATCTAAAAATGCGGAAGTGCTCATTATGGATGAGCCTACAGCGGCTCTGACTGACCGCGAGATCGAATCTTTGTTTCAAATTATGAATCAGCTGCGCGGCGAAGGTGTTGGTATCGTCTATATTTCCCACCGGATGGAAGAAATTTTCCGCATGTGTGATGAAATTTCTGTGCTGCGCGACGGTTCATTTCTAGGGACAGAACAGACAGCTAACACAACCGTACAGCACATTGTCCGTTTGATGGTAGGGAGAGAAATTGGCGACCGCTATCCGCAGCGCCATGCGGTTATAGGCGAGGAGCGGCTTCGCGTCAATGGTCTAAGCGATGGCAAAAAACTGAACGATATTAGCTTCTCGGTAAAAGCTGGTGAAATTGTCGGTGTTGCCGGCTTAATGGGCGCGGGTAGAACAGAAATCATGCGTTTGTTGTTCGGAGCGGACAAGAAGAAAAAAGGTCAGGTTTGGCTTGACGGCAAGATAGTCAACATCAGCGACCCAGCCAGCGCAATTGCAGCCGGCATCGTCTTCGTCACTGAGGACCGCAAGCATCAGGGCTTAATTCTCAATATGTCCGTCCGTGAAAATTTATCGCTGACGAATTATCCCTTTATCGCCGACAAGGGTATCATCAGCAGCGGCAAGGAACAGGAATTGTCCGAGCAAATGATCAAACGTTTTAATATTCGTACCCGTGACGCCGAGCAGACCGTAAAATCGCTCAGCGGGGGCAATCAGCAAAAAATCGCAATCGGCAAATGGCTCGGCAAGCTGCCAAAGGTCTTTATTATGGACGAGCCTACTCGCGGTGTAGACGTTGGCGCCAAGAAGGAGATTTACAGCATGATGAACGAGCTAAGCGAGCAAGGTGTCGCTATTATAATGGTGTCCTCGGATCTTCCCGAGGTGCTCGGTGTCAGCGATCGCGTCATTGTTGTACATGAAGGGCATATCGCATCTGTACTCGACAAAACGCAAATGAATCAGGAAGCAATTATGCATGCGGCGACTGGAGGAAGCAGCAATGGCCATTAA